A single Carnobacterium inhibens subsp. inhibens DSM 13024 DNA region contains:
- a CDS encoding Gfo/Idh/MocA family protein — protein MKKLNWGILGLGQIANEFAEVFDVENAVLYAAGSRNDEKAAEFAGKYGIEKSYGSYDALLADPAIDVVYIATPHSHHADLIIQSLEQGKHVLSEKAITMNNDQLTQAMTLAKEKKLVLAEAMVIYHMPLYRKLKEISQNGSLGKLKMIQVSFGSLKEEDPTNRFFNKDLAGGALLDIGIYALSFARFFLTSQPHEVLTTMNFYETGVDEQSGILLKNDQNEIASISLTFRAKMPKLGIVAFENGFITVNDFPRADKAILTKPDGSVETIEAGDINQAMNYEIADITNMILSDSSDASLALTHDVMEIMDTLRKDWGLHYDFE, from the coding sequence ATGAAAAAATTAAATTGGGGTATTTTAGGTTTAGGCCAAATTGCGAATGAATTTGCAGAGGTATTTGATGTGGAGAATGCCGTTCTTTATGCGGCTGGTTCACGGAATGACGAAAAAGCAGCTGAATTTGCTGGGAAATATGGAATTGAAAAATCGTATGGTTCTTACGATGCACTATTAGCTGATCCAGCTATCGATGTGGTATACATTGCTACACCACATAGCCACCATGCTGATTTGATCATACAAAGTTTAGAACAAGGAAAGCATGTTTTATCAGAAAAAGCGATCACTATGAATAATGATCAGTTAACTCAAGCAATGACATTAGCAAAAGAAAAAAAGCTAGTCTTAGCTGAAGCTATGGTTATTTACCATATGCCGCTTTATCGCAAGCTAAAAGAAATTTCTCAAAATGGTTCTCTTGGCAAATTAAAAATGATTCAAGTCTCTTTTGGAAGCTTAAAAGAAGAAGATCCAACCAACCGCTTTTTCAATAAAGATTTAGCTGGAGGAGCCTTATTGGATATAGGAATTTATGCTTTATCCTTTGCTCGCTTTTTCTTAACAAGTCAACCACATGAAGTTTTAACAACTATGAATTTTTACGAAACAGGTGTTGATGAACAATCAGGAATTTTATTAAAAAATGATCAAAATGAAATTGCATCAATTTCGCTTACCTTTAGAGCTAAGATGCCAAAATTGGGCATTGTGGCATTCGAAAATGGTTTTATTACGGTTAATGATTTCCCACGAGCAGATAAAGCAATCCTAACCAAACCTGACGGATCTGTAGAAACCATTGAAGCAGGCGATATTAACCAAGCTATGAATTATGAAATAGCGGATATAACCAATATGATCTTATCCGATAGTTCTGATGCTTCACTTGCTCTTACTCATGATGTCATGGAGATCATGGATACTTTAAGAAAAGATTGGGGTCTGCATTACGACTTTGAATAA
- a CDS encoding M15 family metallopeptidase, producing MKKKIALLLIASGILGGCEQFNPESIFQSSTSSKASDTSSSSSVESLTPEEEEKLAEEAEHQAMLDELPNVSTNDWNLELVNNWTKIDESIERPLSVLPNASPLLVDERIIEDYTALTEAGKKDGHEIIAVSTYRSVELQTTNYNNSIQKYIDEGHSQEEAVKLTEDYIAIPGGSEHHTGLAIDVMDTEWLNSGKGLIAEFDVQESQHWLVEHAADYGFVLRFPKGKEAETGIEYESWHFRYVGKENAAYMKKYDLALEEYIALLKEAGK from the coding sequence ATGAAAAAAAAAATAGCACTACTACTGATAGCATCTGGTATATTAGGAGGGTGTGAACAATTCAATCCCGAATCAATTTTCCAGTCTAGTACATCCAGCAAAGCTTCTGACACAAGTTCTAGTTCTTCAGTAGAGTCCTTAACTCCAGAAGAAGAGGAAAAATTAGCAGAAGAAGCAGAACATCAAGCAATGTTAGATGAATTGCCAAATGTTTCAACAAATGATTGGAACCTGGAATTGGTCAATAACTGGACAAAAATAGATGAGTCTATTGAAAGACCTTTAAGTGTCTTACCCAATGCTTCACCTTTACTAGTTGACGAACGAATTATTGAGGATTATACTGCGTTGACTGAAGCTGGGAAAAAAGATGGTCACGAAATTATTGCGGTATCCACATATCGTTCTGTTGAATTGCAAACAACAAATTACAACAATAGTATTCAAAAGTATATTGATGAAGGACACTCTCAAGAAGAGGCCGTAAAATTGACAGAAGATTATATTGCTATTCCAGGCGGAAGCGAACACCACACTGGTCTTGCGATTGATGTCATGGACACTGAATGGTTAAATTCCGGAAAAGGACTAATAGCCGAATTTGATGTACAAGAATCTCAGCACTGGTTAGTTGAGCATGCTGCAGATTACGGATTTGTTCTTCGATTCCCTAAAGGAAAAGAAGCGGAGACGGGTATTGAATATGAGTCATGGCATTTTCGGTATGTTGGAAAAGAAAATGCAGCCTATATGAAAAAATATGATTTAGCTTTAGAAGAGTATATTGCTTTGCTGAAAGAAGCAGGAAAATAA
- a CDS encoding PTS sugar transporter subunit IIC: MKKETLTDQLYKVSQGIAAAVVVTLGIGLLIQSIGDLVGFTVLSVIGAVTKTLLIPGLGIGISYYLKTDILTMLSATAAGVIGGRAYTFSEGVLSLKSGEPVGALVAIGIAIFVGKFLFNKTRFNMVLVPFASILISGLAGYALSAPIAFILNEVSLLITSSVAGFPLLSSMILGLGFGMLILSPASSAAIALALQLDGSAGAAALIGCSVQFTVFAFLSLKDNDAGTFLGQLIITPKLQTGNIIRQPKLALFPLLLGALLAPIGVLVFNLEASAEIAGMGLCAFVSIFGLASSQGMTATLAYLFIVIVLPALLSLLFKPFLIKLKLLKPGDLKITI; this comes from the coding sequence ATGAAAAAGGAAACACTAACCGATCAACTTTACAAAGTGTCTCAAGGGATCGCTGCAGCAGTTGTCGTAACACTTGGTATTGGTTTATTGATCCAGAGTATTGGCGATCTAGTAGGGTTTACAGTTCTAAGTGTTATTGGTGCAGTTACAAAAACACTGTTGATTCCAGGTTTAGGAATTGGAATCAGTTATTACTTAAAGACAGACATTTTAACTATGCTGAGTGCGACTGCAGCGGGCGTCATTGGTGGTCGTGCTTATACTTTTTCAGAAGGTGTACTTTCTTTAAAAAGTGGTGAGCCCGTGGGAGCTTTAGTTGCTATTGGAATCGCAATTTTTGTTGGCAAATTTTTATTTAATAAAACACGATTCAATATGGTCCTTGTTCCATTTGCCAGTATATTGATCAGTGGATTAGCAGGTTATGCCTTATCTGCTCCTATTGCCTTTATCTTAAATGAGGTTTCTTTGTTGATCACTTCCTCTGTTGCTGGCTTCCCACTTCTATCTTCAATGATTTTAGGATTAGGATTTGGCATGCTGATTTTATCGCCAGCTTCATCAGCTGCTATTGCTCTTGCTTTACAATTAGATGGATCTGCTGGAGCTGCTGCGTTGATCGGATGCAGTGTCCAATTCACAGTATTTGCATTCCTTAGTCTTAAAGACAATGATGCTGGAACTTTTTTAGGCCAATTGATCATTACGCCTAAACTTCAAACAGGAAACATTATTCGACAACCTAAGCTTGCGTTATTTCCACTCTTATTAGGAGCTCTTTTAGCTCCTATAGGGGTCTTAGTTTTCAACTTAGAGGCTTCAGCTGAAATCGCAGGCATGGGATTGTGTGCCTTTGTTTCAATTTTCGGATTGGCATCTTCTCAAGGAATGACTGCTACTTTAGCTTATCTGTTTATCGTCATTGTGTTGCCAGCTCTGTTAAGTCTTTTATTCAAGCCTTTTTTGATCAAATTAAAGCTTCTCAAACCCGGTGATTTAAAAATCACCATATAA
- a CDS encoding DUF1002 domain-containing protein yields the protein MNQFKKISITTLTAMSLIGASLAVLPQSASATTNGIDTTVVDEKWGKPTVIYGGGLSESQITETEKLLGIENPENVAAGSVTGQDLINYLGDGSGNTSSMISSVLVQKQDSGEGVDVEIVTPENISQITQDQYANAAITAGVKDVKIVVASISKVTGESALSGIYKAFDVNGEELDQERMEVAQDELETTNEIAQENAGNEEFDTAKFDQAIIEIKQSLADLKEQQGELATKEDVERIINEALEKNNLQNAVTQDQIDQLMALFEKYQQTSAIDSAEVKEQLKNLSNTVQDKFGDALQQAEDSGLVDKVGNFFSQIWNAIVGLFN from the coding sequence ATGAATCAATTCAAAAAAATAAGCATAACTACTTTAACAGCAATGAGTTTGATAGGAGCATCTTTAGCAGTCTTGCCGCAATCTGCTAGTGCAACCACAAATGGGATCGACACAACGGTAGTGGATGAAAAATGGGGCAAACCTACTGTTATCTATGGTGGAGGACTATCTGAAAGCCAAATAACAGAAACGGAAAAATTATTAGGAATTGAAAATCCTGAAAATGTGGCTGCAGGAAGTGTAACCGGACAAGATTTGATCAACTATTTGGGTGATGGATCAGGCAATACTTCTAGTATGATTTCTTCTGTTTTAGTGCAAAAACAAGATTCTGGAGAAGGAGTAGATGTTGAAATCGTTACTCCAGAAAATATTAGTCAAATTACGCAAGATCAGTACGCAAATGCAGCAATTACCGCTGGGGTCAAAGATGTGAAAATCGTAGTAGCCAGTATCAGTAAAGTAACGGGCGAAAGTGCTTTGTCAGGTATCTATAAAGCATTTGACGTGAACGGCGAAGAATTAGATCAAGAGCGTATGGAAGTAGCGCAAGATGAATTAGAAACAACTAATGAGATTGCTCAAGAAAATGCTGGGAACGAAGAATTTGATACAGCAAAATTTGATCAAGCAATCATTGAAATCAAACAAAGCTTAGCTGATTTAAAAGAGCAACAAGGTGAATTGGCTACAAAAGAAGATGTTGAACGCATTATTAATGAAGCGTTAGAAAAAAACAACTTACAAAATGCAGTTACTCAAGATCAGATTGATCAATTGATGGCTTTATTTGAAAAATACCAACAAACAAGTGCAATTGATTCTGCTGAAGTAAAAGAACAGTTGAAGAACTTGTCCAATACAGTTCAAGATAAGTTTGGCGACGCTTTGCAACAAGCTGAAGATAGTGGATTGGTAGACAAAGTCGGCAATTTCTTTAGTCAAATATGGAATGCTATCGTAGGGCTGTTTAACTAA